Proteins encoded by one window of Sulfurimonas hongkongensis:
- a CDS encoding glutamate synthase subunit beta, which translates to MKEYLTTQRVDAKKRDVVERTKDFGEIYELFDEKEASTQSERCIQCGDPFCLNKCPLHNYIPQWLKAVAQSDLEFAFKLSNEPSPFPEVMGRVCPHERLCEGDCTLNDGHGAITIGSVETHITEEGFKAGYKPTFPGISTNKSVAIIGSGPAGLSCATYLLRSGIAVSIYERSDRAGGLLTYGIPNFKLDKKIVERRVRLLKEAGLKLILNCEVGRDISFEEIANSHDAMFIGIGATKAKKASLVGENAPNIYDAMEYLTAMQKKNFKLPYDKKFDFKDLDVVVIGGGDTAMDCLRTAKREDAKRVRCLYRRDAQNMPGSKKEYKNAMEEGVEFMFNLAPKEIILNDTGQAISVKVIKTTLGAKDESGRQKMQEIKDSQIKINADIIIMSLGFDTEIPSFLHENGIETNSWGGIIINEETYETTTAGVYAGGDCYRGADLVVTAAYDGREAARNIVKNLL; encoded by the coding sequence ATGAAAGAGTACTTAACAACCCAAAGAGTAGATGCAAAGAAAAGAGATGTAGTTGAGAGAACAAAAGATTTTGGCGAGATTTATGAGCTCTTTGATGAAAAAGAGGCTTCAACTCAAAGCGAGAGATGTATACAGTGTGGTGACCCATTTTGTCTAAATAAGTGTCCGCTTCACAACTATATACCGCAATGGCTAAAGGCTGTAGCACAGAGTGATTTGGAGTTTGCATTTAAGCTCTCAAATGAGCCATCGCCTTTTCCAGAAGTGATGGGAAGAGTATGTCCGCATGAGAGACTCTGTGAGGGAGACTGTACGCTAAATGATGGTCATGGTGCTATCACAATCGGCTCAGTTGAGACTCATATAACAGAAGAGGGATTTAAAGCTGGATACAAGCCTACATTTCCTGGTATAAGTACAAACAAGAGTGTAGCCATCATAGGAAGTGGACCAGCTGGACTCTCGTGCGCTACATATCTTCTTCGCTCAGGAATTGCTGTTAGTATCTATGAGAGAAGTGATAGAGCAGGTGGGCTTTTAACTTATGGTATCCCTAACTTTAAGTTAGATAAAAAGATAGTTGAGCGTCGTGTAAGACTTTTGAAAGAGGCTGGACTAAAACTCATCTTAAATTGTGAAGTAGGCAGAGATATCTCTTTTGAAGAGATAGCTAACTCTCACGATGCGATGTTTATAGGCATAGGTGCAACTAAAGCAAAGAAAGCCTCGCTTGTAGGTGAAAATGCTCCTAATATTTACGATGCGATGGAGTATCTAACTGCAATGCAGAAAAAAAACTTTAAACTTCCTTATGATAAAAAGTTTGACTTTAAAGATTTGGATGTAGTTGTAATCGGTGGTGGAGATACTGCTATGGACTGTCTGAGGACTGCAAAAAGAGAAGATGCAAAAAGAGTTAGATGTTTATACAGAAGAGATGCACAAAATATGCCAGGAAGTAAAAAAGAGTATAAAAATGCGATGGAGGAGGGCGTTGAGTTTATGTTTAATTTAGCTCCAAAAGAGATTATTTTAAATGATACAGGGCAAGCTATATCTGTAAAGGTCATTAAAACTACTCTTGGTGCAAAAGATGAGAGTGGTCGCCAAAAGATGCAAGAGATAAAAGATAGCCAGATAAAAATTAACGCTGATATTATTATTATGTCTTTAGGTTTTGATACAGAAATACCATCTTTTTTACATGAAAATGGCATAGAGACAAATAGTTGGGGTGGTATCATAATAAATGAAGAGACATATGAGACTACTACTGCTGGAGTCTATGCTGGTGGAGATTGTTATAGAGGTGCTGATTTAGTTGTAACTGCTGCATATGATGGAAGAGAAGCCGCTAGAAACATAGTTAAAAACTTGCTCTAA